A DNA window from Thermogemmata fonticola contains the following coding sequences:
- a CDS encoding COX15/CtaA family protein produces MNRLASSPSDPSDSVPSLPSLLRVWAWLTVGATCCLLALGQLVTSFQAGMADPIWPTEPWYLLLIDWQEPSPGYLIEHSHRIAGFLVGGLTAVLALGLWWTQPQRFLRGVGLAALLLLLAAYGQFHGALMAQRHVTPEAVQWPRSATVGLLFAGLLSLALGLWDVGRSPRGAAVRLLGILALMAVMIQGLLGGFRVLWDALAGTNLAAIHGVFAQCVLGLLVSVALLAGAVPAQRLPSGSLAFFRRSAVLLAVLVFVQIALGAWLRHHVNPLAQRLHVLTAFAVLGGWVWLGTRLRAVREAWSGVKYLVIGAGLVLAVQVYLGVEAWLVRYGAGVPPELAPITLASAAWRTGHALVGSLLWVLSLALALHWVRGMTTVPAGIGTRRVSPEGMASPESLESRSSPEGASRPSPELRRSLSVAVPAAGEEE; encoded by the coding sequence ATGAACCGCCTGGCATCCTCGCCAAGCGATCCCAGCGATTCCGTCCCAAGCTTGCCTAGCCTCCTGCGCGTCTGGGCCTGGCTGACCGTGGGGGCGACCTGCTGCCTATTGGCCCTGGGGCAACTCGTGACCAGCTTCCAGGCGGGCATGGCAGATCCCATCTGGCCCACCGAGCCGTGGTACCTGCTCCTGATCGACTGGCAAGAACCGAGTCCGGGTTATCTGATCGAGCACAGCCACCGGATCGCTGGCTTTCTAGTCGGCGGGCTGACAGCGGTCTTAGCTTTGGGGCTGTGGTGGACGCAGCCGCAGCGGTTCCTGCGTGGGGTGGGATTGGCGGCCCTGCTGCTGTTGCTGGCGGCCTACGGGCAGTTTCATGGCGCCTTAATGGCCCAACGGCATGTCACTCCGGAAGCGGTGCAGTGGCCGCGCTCAGCCACCGTGGGGTTATTGTTCGCCGGACTGCTGAGCCTTGCTTTGGGTCTGTGGGACGTGGGGCGCAGTCCGAGGGGTGCCGCCGTGCGCCTCTTGGGAATCCTGGCACTGATGGCCGTGATGATCCAGGGACTGCTCGGCGGTTTCCGTGTGCTCTGGGATGCCCTGGCCGGGACCAACCTAGCGGCGATTCACGGCGTGTTCGCCCAATGCGTCCTGGGTCTTCTTGTGAGCGTAGCTTTGCTGGCCGGTGCTGTCCCCGCGCAGCGCCTGCCTTCGGGGAGCCTGGCCTTTTTCCGCCGCAGCGCCGTCCTGCTCGCCGTGCTGGTGTTTGTGCAGATCGCCCTGGGAGCATGGCTGCGGCATCACGTGAACCCTCTGGCCCAGCGGCTGCACGTGCTCACGGCGTTTGCGGTGCTGGGCGGCTGGGTCTGGCTGGGGACACGGCTGCGGGCTGTGCGGGAAGCCTGGAGCGGGGTAAAGTATCTGGTGATCGGCGCGGGTTTGGTGCTGGCGGTTCAGGTGTATCTGGGTGTGGAAGCCTGGCTGGTGCGTTATGGCGCGGGCGTTCCGCCGGAATTGGCGCCCATCACTCTGGCCAGTGCTGCCTGGCGAACCGGCCATGCTTTGGTGGGCAGCCTGCTGTGGGTTTTGAGTTTGGCCCTGGCCCTGCACTGGGTCCGGGGTATGACCACCGTCCCCGCGGGAATCGGAACCCGGCGGGTTAGCCCCGAAGGAATGGCTTCTCCGGAATCTCTGGAATCCCGTTCCTCGCCAGAAGGAGCATCGCGTCCATCGCCGGAGTTGCGCCGGTCTTTGAGCGTGGCCGTCCCGGCAGCAGGGGAAGAAGAATGA
- the cyoE gene encoding heme o synthase, translating into MRQHSWAIEAEAMVMSLGGSAGASVAGVRRWADLLALTKPRITLLALFTVAAGYVLGAGATEVRLAGLVHVLMGAGLVAAAGGVFNQLWERRYDGSMPRTRDRPLPAGRISPEFAAAYGAALLGIGLAWLWSTTTPAAVAAASATFALYVFVYTPLKRKTVWNTAVGAVPGALPPVIGWCASRGAEGLLAAAGLFAILFLWQIPHFMAIAWRYRREYAAAGFRMLPNDDAQGKKTAAVSLLCCLLLLIVGGSTAWYLGSRLACAGAIAAGLLFLYPALRFAHQRNDATARQLLRGSLLYVPLVYGLLVFDACW; encoded by the coding sequence ATGAGACAACACAGTTGGGCCATCGAAGCTGAGGCGATGGTGATGAGCCTGGGCGGCAGCGCGGGAGCGAGCGTCGCCGGAGTGCGCCGCTGGGCGGACCTGTTGGCACTGACCAAGCCACGGATCACGCTCTTGGCCTTGTTCACGGTGGCAGCGGGATATGTGCTCGGAGCGGGAGCGACGGAGGTGCGCCTGGCCGGACTAGTTCACGTGCTCATGGGCGCGGGATTGGTGGCGGCAGCGGGCGGCGTGTTCAACCAGTTGTGGGAACGGCGCTACGACGGCTCCATGCCGCGCACACGGGACCGCCCCCTGCCGGCAGGCCGGATTTCGCCAGAGTTTGCCGCCGCTTACGGGGCCGCTCTTCTGGGCATTGGTCTGGCCTGGCTCTGGTCCACAACTACCCCCGCCGCTGTGGCAGCCGCGTCGGCCACCTTCGCCCTCTATGTCTTCGTCTACACGCCGCTCAAGCGGAAGACGGTCTGGAACACCGCGGTCGGAGCTGTGCCGGGCGCCCTGCCGCCGGTCATCGGCTGGTGCGCGAGCCGTGGTGCGGAGGGACTGCTCGCGGCTGCCGGCCTCTTCGCCATTCTCTTCCTCTGGCAGATTCCGCACTTCATGGCCATCGCCTGGCGCTATCGACGCGAATATGCCGCCGCCGGCTTCCGCATGCTGCCCAATGACGACGCCCAGGGGAAGAAAACCGCCGCCGTTTCCCTGCTCTGCTGCCTGCTGCTGCTAATCGTCGGCGGGAGCACCGCCTGGTACCTGGGCAGCCGCTTGGCCTGCGCGGGAGCGATTGCTGCGGGGTTGCTCTTCCTCTACCCCGCGCTCCGCTTCGCCCACCAGCGCAACGACGCCACCGCCCGCCAATTGCTCCGCGGCTCGCTCCTGTACGTCCCCCTGGTCTATGGCCTGCTCGTCTTCGATGCCTGTTGGTAG
- a CDS encoding SCO family protein: MQRGRVPILILASLLLLLAGLGGCRPLPSGTNPPAETEDLPDPQWPVGPFALTERSGRTVTDQDLRGHVWIASFIFTRCTGPCPSVASTVARLQHELRDLPNVRFVTFTVDPKRDDLRALNEYAQARGADPQRWLFLTGEEETIHRIIREQFKQAVGRNEGPNVPPGEEFIHSSKLVLVDAQGRIRGWCDGLPHEQFPERFESDLARFLRRVRQLAAAPAP; encoded by the coding sequence GTGCAAAGGGGCCGCGTACCGATCCTAATCCTGGCCAGCCTGCTGCTGCTCCTCGCGGGATTAGGAGGATGCCGTCCCCTTCCGAGTGGAACCAATCCCCCGGCGGAGACGGAGGACCTGCCGGACCCCCAATGGCCGGTTGGACCCTTCGCCCTCACAGAACGGAGCGGACGCACTGTCACCGATCAGGACCTGCGCGGTCACGTCTGGATTGCTTCGTTCATCTTCACCCGTTGCACTGGTCCCTGCCCGTCTGTGGCTTCCACTGTCGCCCGGCTGCAACACGAACTGCGGGACCTGCCCAACGTCCGCTTCGTCACCTTCACTGTAGATCCGAAACGGGACGACCTGCGCGCCCTCAACGAATATGCCCAAGCCCGCGGGGCCGACCCCCAGCGCTGGCTCTTCCTCACCGGTGAAGAAGAAACCATCCACCGCATCATTCGGGAACAGTTCAAACAAGCCGTGGGACGCAATGAAGGGCCAAACGTGCCTCCGGGCGAGGAGTTTATCCATTCGTCCAAATTGGTGCTGGTCGATGCCCAAGGGCGCATCCGCGGCTGGTGCGACGGCTTACCCCACGAACAATTCCCCGAACGCTTTGAAAGCGATCTGGCCCGCTTCCTCCGCCGCGTCCGCCAATTGGCTGCCGCTCCTGCCCCCTGA